The Haloplanus natans DSM 17983 DNA segment TGACTGGTGACAGCGGATTCCCCCCTGACTCACGGAAGGACTGTCTCGATACCCTCAGACGGGTACACGGGACTCTGCGTGACTCGTTCGATGTCACTGCGACTCTCGACTGTGTTCGATGCGATTCGGAAATCCCGGCTTCCGCGGATCGAGATCTCTGTTCGGAGTGTCGTCAGGCTGGTGGGGATACTGAGAAGACCGACAGCGGCGCGAAAACCGTCGAAAAGACGGAGATATCCATTCAGGGGACGAACATAAACTTCGACAGCGACAATAGCACGAATGAATACCACTGATCTTGGCCGAATAGGTCAGTGCCAACAGTTCTGACCACCTTCCCCACAAACGACGCTCGGGAGTGATGCGGTCAGTTGGAAGTCCGCAGGCCCTGTTCGAACACGTCCTCCGCGTCGGTGACTCGTGGACCGCCTCGACTACGAGTCGTCATTCGGGCGCCGTGTGTTGATATCCTCGGCAGTTCGACGCGTGCGCTCGATGGATTCGAACGAGACGGAGTCGTCCTTGGACGCGAACTGAGTGTCCCACGGGTGGGCGTCGACGAATGCCTCGTAACTGTCGTACGCTGTCGCCGTCTCGTGCCCGATCGCACGGGCTTTCGAAAAGTAGCGCTCCGCATCGTCGTGACGACCGCTCGCCGCGAGGAACGTCGCGTAATCGAACACGTGGTCGGGGTGGTCCGGACAGAGCTCTACCGCACGACTGTAGTGATGTTCAGCCTCGTCGATGTTATCTTCGGCAGCGAGCACACTGGCCAGACTGTGATGCGCTGCGCCGTACTCGGGAGCTACTGACACCGCCTGACGCAACACCGCCTCCGCTTTTGCCGCTCGGTCACGCTGGTGTAGGAACCATCCATAACCGTTGTACGGGACTGCGCTACCTGAGGCATGGTCAACAGCTCGTCGATAGTGTTGTTCAGCCTGGCTGTCCTCACCCTCCTCCGCGAGTAGATGTGCAAGATTGACATGCGCTGGCAGATACTCCGGGTCCTCGTCGATGGCCGCTCGGAACTGCTGTTTAGCTTTCTCAGTTCTGTTCCGGTCTCGCAGAAAATTCGCATAGTTGAAATATCCGTCCACGTACTCGGGGTCAACGTCGATCGCTCGTTCGTACTGCGTCGCTGCCTCGGTGAAGCGCTCTCGATTGCTGAGGAAGATTCCGTAGTTCGAGTGTGGTTCGGGAAGGGAGTCCCCGTGCTCGATGGCCATTTTGTAATGGGACTCGACGTCACCGTCCCCGTTCTGGTCGTCTAAAAATAGTGCGTAGTTGTTATGCGCTGTCGCAAGTTCTGGGTCGATGTCGAGAGCCCGCTGATAGTGGGTTTCTGCGTCGTCTACTTCCCCTTGGTCCCAAAGAATGGTGGCATAATTATTGTGGGCTTGGGCATAGTCGTCACCGACTTCGATAGCTTTTTTTAAGTTCTCCCGCGCTTCGTCGAGCCGACCCTGCTCTTTGAGCAGGAGTCCGTAATTGCGGTATTCGAACTCGTTGCCCTCGCCGTGTTCCACAGCGCGTTCGTAATAGCGCTCTGCGTTTGCAACGTCACCCCTCCGCACCAGCAAGTTCGCATAATTATTATACGCCTTCTCGACAGGACCACGCTCTATTGCCTCTTTGTAGTGATGTGCAGCCCTCGAATATTCTCCGCGATCGTCGAGGAAATTTGCATAGTTGTAGTGCGTCTCGGGGGCAATGTCCGGCGGCGATCGAGAATCACTATACTCCAAGGCTTTTTCGAAATGGTTCTCGACGTCCTCGTATTGGCCGAGTCTGCGTAATATGAGCGCATAGATGGCATGTGCGTGGCCCATCTGCGGGTCGGATTCCAGGGCATTTTCGAGTGCGCGCTTCGCTTCTGTATACTTCCCGTCCTCGAATTTATCCATCCCACGGAGTGCGTATTCGCTCGCCCGTGTCTCATCGCTCGCCGTCCGTGGCCGAGTACCGAGGGTGTCCTCCAGTCGCTCTTGGATATGTTGTAGTTTGTCTGCCAGATTCATGATTGGAGCTAGTAGATTCTGTCGTGTCTGTTACCAGTCACCATCCGGACGGCGTGTTTTGGCCTCCTCGGCAGGTCGAACTATTGGAGGATATCGTTTTGCCGAGATTTATATTATTGGGCCCCGGCAGCGACCCAGCAGGTCTCAATCCCATCGTGGGGTTGCTCGGTCCTGCAACGGTTGGTGGGCGGGGTTCGGGGAGACGGACTTCGGCGGCGCCGTGCGGATGGAACGCACCGTCGAGAAGAACAAGTATGTCAGCGCCAGACGGTGGTTTCGGCGGCGAACTCCTCGTCGTTCGTGACGATCGCCTCAGTTCCCCGCACTCGGTGGTTCGCGATGAGCAGGGCATCGTGCAGGCTGTGGTGGCCGATGAGGCTCCCGTACACCGCGAGATCTTGCTCGTCGGTCGGGGCGACCTGTACCGGCCCGTCGTTCACGAGCCCGCGCAGCACCGCGTTCGGCGTCGTGTCCACCTCGACGCCGGCGATCGTCTCCTTGTTGACCGCCGTCCAGATGGCTTCGCTCACCGCCACGCTCGGCGCTTCGATCACGTCGACGCCCTGCTCGGCCCGCTCGAAGACCTCGTCCGCGGCTGGCGGGAGCTGGTCGACGAGGTACCGGGCCATCGCCACCCCGTCGACGGTGTAACGGGTCACGGCTGCCACTCCGTCCGGCGCCTCTCGCGGATCTCGGCTTCCATCTCCTCGGCCATCTCCTCGCGCTTCTCGTCGGGGACGTCGTCGTCGACGAGCATCCCGCGCCCCGCCGACTGCGTCGCCTTTCTGACCCGAATGCCGTCCTCGGCCTTCTGCCAGAGCAGTTCGTCGCCCTCCTCAAGACCGAACTCCTCGCGGAGTTCCTTCGGAATGGTGACCTGACCCTTCCGGGTGATGCGGGTCGTCTCGCCTTCGGTGTCGTTCTCAGTACTCATATTCGGTACTACGCACCGTAGTACCTAAGAATTTGGCCGGTCAGAACCACGCGACGCCGTCACGCGCCCGCGTTTGCGCTTCGGAGAGAAGGTCCCGGGGTAGTGCTCGAGGAACGTCTCCAAGTCGTTCCACCCGCCCCAGTCGCACACCGGCACCGCGACCTCGGCCGGTTTCAATGGCTGTGTTGAATCACTAGACGGCGTCGGGATGGGTCGCTAAATCAAAGGAGTTGAAGCGGAGAGATTCGGTTGCCTATGACACAAATCTCCCGCTTCACTGGTGAGATTGTGCCGATTGCCCAAGTTGTTACCGGTGATGGAGACGAATCCGCCGCCCCGGAAGGTGGCGGCGGATTCGCCGACTATGCCCTCGTTTCTCTCCACTGTCTGCGGATTTACCTTGACACGTCTTACCGAATGACGATTGACCTGCTCAAAGAGATGCCACAAATAACCGGGGAGATCGGCCTCAGCGCGGCCGATCTCCCCTCACCATCCACGTTGTGTAAAGCGTTCGACCGGATCAGTATGAGCGTCTGCCGAGTGCTGCTGCGCCAATCGGCGCAGCTGCATGACCCCTCGAAACACGGCGCGATCGACGCGACATTCTACGAACGCTCAGCTGCGAGCCGCCACTACTGCCAGCGAATAAGCTACCGCGTCCAGAAGCTGAAGGTCACGAAACTCGTCGATACAGAGTCTCAAGCCATCCTTGACGTTCACTGCTCGACGACTCGGGACGGAAGCGACGCAGATCTCGCCGAGCAGATCGCCCGCCGAAACGCGGGCGATCTGCGGTCTCTTGCCGCCGATAAAGGCTATGACAAGCAGTCGCTCCGCGAATCCCTTCGTGACCTCGGGATTCGCCCGCTCATCAAACATCGCATCTTCGCACCGTATGATCACGCGCACAACGCCAGAATCGACGAACAGCGCTACAATCAGCGCTCGATGACCGAGACCGTGAACTCGGCTGTGAAGCGCTCGCTCGGCTTCGCCGTGCGAGCGCGTTCCTGGTTCCGTGAGTTCCGAGAAATCGCGCTGATGTGTGTCGTCTATAACATCAAGCGAGCTGTGAAACAGTGAATTCCACCGCCATATAGCGATTCAACACAGCCGTTTCAATCCCGTCGTGGGTTTTCTCGGTGTCGCAGGAGGGAGAAAACCCGAAGCAGGATTGAAACTCGGCCGATGCGTAAGCGGTGGTTGATCGTCGCGGTGTCGCGCAGGGGGGAACCTACAATGGGACCGAGACTCCAGAAAGCGAGCCTCCGAAACGGATACAGTCACATAACAACGAACTAATGAGATGGATTTATCATAAACTCGAACAAGAAATGGAGACATGAGATATAGGACCAGGAAAAACGCGAACGGCATTCTAACAGCCTCTATCGTCCGTTAAGGAAGTTGTAAAATAGTCCCACCAGGATTCGAACCTGGGTCGAAGCCCCCAGAAGGCTTCAGGATTGGCCACTACCCTATGGGACTTGACATGTTTGGCCCCGTATATTTCGTCGGAACCTGTACTCACCAGTAACGGCGAATCGCATATGAGTGTTGCGAAGTCGGGGCGCCGTCGCGGCCGCTACTCCAGTCCGAGCGACGTCTCACCCGCCGCCGCGGGCGGCGTCACCGCGTCCGGCACGGTGTAATGCTCCCGTCGGTGGCAGTTCGCACACAGTACGTCACACTTCTCGATTTCGGCGCGCACCGTCTCCAACGAGTTGCCGTAGGTGATCAGTTCGCTCACCGTCCGCTCTTTTGTCTCTGGGTCACGGTGGTGAAACTCGAGACACGCCGGGTCGCCCGCTCCACACCGGAGACACTCGCAGTGATCGCGTTTGTACTCGTACACCGCGGCCCGAAGCCGGTCGCGCCGGTCGAGCGTCCGCTGGGTGTTGTGCTCGCGGTGACGGTAGTGCCACCGTTGATCCTGCGAGAGGGCGGCCCACTCGGCGTCGGTGAAGTCGACGTCGTCGGGCTTCGAGCCCACCCGTGACCCGGTGCTGGCATTCGTGTCGAGGCCCGCTTCCCGCTTCGCCGCGTTCCACCCGTCGAAGTGCCGGAGGATCGTCGACGCCGCGGGCGTGAGCCCCAGGGCTTCGTACTGCTGTTTGGTCGGTGATTCCTCGAGCGTTGCCGCCGCCTCCTGCAATGCCTGCAGGCAGTCGGTTGTCGTCGCCATCGCCCGTCTCGCGGCGACAGAACCAGACCGGCGATGGCAGGGGGACGGTGTCGGTGGCGCCGAGTCCGACCGACCGGCACGGGGAGCCCTGAACGAGCGGCGGGCGCGGGGGTGTCGGGGGCGGAACGACACGGGTGGGCGGAGCGGTCTGTGTCCGCGACGGGCGAGTCCGAGACGACGGGAGTCGTCGATCTCATACGCAGGTCGAGACCGGGTGGCGGGGAGAGCGGGGCCGAGAGCAGGGGTCGCGAGCGGAGCCGCCGTTCATACTCAGGGTGTGAGCCGCAAGCGCGGGCGAGACGGCAGGGTGCGGGCACGCGGCGACGACCGTGATTGGCAGCGGGACTGGGCACCGGCGCGTGGCACGGGATCGACCGGGGCGCGCACGTCGCGACGGCAGTTCGGCCGGATCGCGGCGAGAGAGCGCCGCAAACGCACGATCTATGCCACGGCGTTCGTCCCACCGGCGATGCGACGCGGTGGCGATGGGGCATTCAGGCTGGGGTGTGGAACTGGCACTCCACCGACCGCGTCGGTACGGTGGAGTCGAAAGGCCCCCCGGAGACAGTTCATAATCGGTTTCCGTCCCCCGATCGGTCCGATTATGAACCGGCACTGTCGAACCCGTGGTTCGGGTGGAACGGCCATCCCTGCCACCGCGTGTGGAGACGCATCGACGGCCAGGGACGTGTCGTGTCGGCTGCGGCCACGTCGCGTCAGAGAACGGCAGGGGGCGACGGCCAGCGATAGGGATCCGCGACAACGACGCAGAAACCGTCGTGTTGGAACGGGGCCATCGTCGGTCGCTGACTGCTGTTGGTCGGCGTCAGTCCCGTCGCTGGCTGGCGGGTAGCGGACGACCGGACCGAGGTGCGGTCCGATGACACCCCGAAGCGTGGGGGCTCTCGGCTTGCATTTTCCGTAACTTGCGGCGAGGAAGCCGGTTATGAATGTCTCCACACGGACGTAGATGACCGCTCTTGCCCGCTCGACTATCGAGAGGGCGCACACGCGATCGTGAGCACGAGCGGTGTCCGGAGCGTACCGTCGGAGTCCTGTCGCCGATGCTGTCGGGCCCACGGGGAGCGACACCGATTATTCCCCCACGACCGAAGGACAGGTATGGACCTCGTCACCGTCGCCGCCGTCGCCGACAACGGCGTGATCGGTGCGGACGGCGGGTTGCCGTGGCCCGCCATCCCCGCGGATCGACGGCAGTACCGCGCCCGCGTCGCCGGCCACCCTACGGTTCTGGGTCGCCGGACCTTCGAGTCGATGCGTGACGATCCGCCGGGCAGCGCACAGGTCGTTCTGAGCCGAACCGAGCGCGAAGCATCGATCGAGACGGCACAGTACGTCACGGGCGTCGACGATGCGCTGGTGGCCGTCGACGCCTTCGAGGCGGATCGGGCGTACGTCCTCGGCGGTGGCGCGATCTACGACCTGTTCCAACCCGTCGTGACCGAGATGGTGCTCAGCCGGATTCCGGGAGAGTACGCGGGCGATACGCACTTTCCCGACTGGGACCGAGAGGCGTGGGCGTGCCGCGAACGCATCGACGACGACGGCTTCACGCTCGAACGCTGGGTTCGGGACTGACCGGGACCGCGGTTACGGCGGGACTCACGCGCGTCCGATCCCCAGCAGCCGGATCACGTACGCGAAGCTGAGTAGGTGGTCGGCGCGATCCAACTCGCCGTCACCGGAGTCGAGCACCCGGACGGCGTCGCCGACGCGGGCGTCGAGGGTCGCCGCGGCGTCCTCGCCGATCCAGCCGCGGGCGCGATACCGGCCGATGGCGTTCCGAGTCGCGTCCTCACCTGCCGTCCGCACGAGGTAGGCGATCCAGTCGCGACCGACGCGACGCGACGCAGATCCGTCCGGGAAGGCGGGGAGGTAGGGCCGCTCGCCGAGGGCCGCGGGGTCGACGCCGCCGACCGCGACCAGCCGCTCACACTGCTCGTGGGAGGGTTCGTCGACCGCCGCCGGGCGGTAGCCCGACCCCTCCACGGGCGGGAGGCTAACGCCAGCCCCCGGATCGGCGTCGTCGACGCCGGCGAGCGACCGGAGTTCCCGCGCGTCGTAGTCGGCCGGGTCGAACACGGGGGGAGATGGGCGGCGGCGGTCAAGGCTCTTTGGGCGCCACGACGGCTAGTGCCAGAATATGTTGCCGGTATCTTGGATCGACGCCGGGCGACAGAATCACCATTCCCCGGTTTCAGAGCTCGAAACGGCGTTTGACAGCAGCTTCGATTCGTCCGGGGTATGGACCAGTGTTGCCAGTTCCCGGCGGGTTATACCCGGCTATCGACTACCGATCCCATGATGCAGCTTTCACGCCGAAGCTATCTCGCGGGCGCGGGCGCTACCGCGACGGTCGGTCTCGCCGGCTGTATGGGGGGTGGCGGCGCCGATACGCTCGCGGTGGCGCACATGCCGATTTTTCCCGACCTCCAGTACTACGTGATGGAGTCGGAGGGCTACTTCGACGCCGTCGACGCGACGGTGGAGGGCAGCGAGTTCACGGACGGGCCGGCGATCATTCAGGCGTACGGCGGCGGCGAACTCGACGTGGCGATGTTCGGTATCGTTCCGTCGATGATCGTCATCGACCGCGGGATTCCGGCGAAGGTGACCGCCGCGAACATCGAGGAACCGATGGCGATCATGGCTCACGAGGACCTGCAGGCGATGTGGGCGGACCACGGGGCCGACGCCTTCTCCGTCTGGCGGGAAGAGCGGGGTCGAAAGTTCCGATTCGGCACCTTCCCGCAGGGATCGGTCCCCGACGTGCTCCTCCGCTACTGGCTCGAACAGGAGGGCGTCGATACATCGACGGTCGACATCATCGAGATCAACGGCGCGAACGCGGTGTGGCAGGCCATCGCCAACGGCGAAGTCGACGGCGCGTCGATCATGGAGCCGGTGCCGACGCGGGCGGCTCAAGCGGGTGTCCCAGTGCAGACGTTCCGGACGGCGGGCGAAATCATGCCCGGCCAGCCCGCGGCGGTGACGCTGATGAGCGACGAGGTTCGTGACACGCCCGTCGCGACGCAGTTCCTCGACGCACACGTTCGGGCGACGGAGTTCATCCGGGAGAACCCGGCAGCGACGGCCGACATCGTCGAGTCGTCGATCGGCATGGACGCAGAGCAGGCGCTGTCGGCGCTCCAGGGACCGCTCTCGAACTTCGTGACGGACCCGCGTGAAATCGAGAACGGGACGGAGATATTCGCCCGCTTTGCCAACGAGAACGGACAGATCGACGAACGGCTATCGCTGGATCAGATCTTCGATTACAGCGTCTACGACGACTTGTAACATGGCTATCGACGTCGAAGACGTTGATCACACGGCCGGCGCGTTGGGCGGGGGGGTCGTCGATATCGACACGCGGCGTATCCGCCGGGGGCTGGGCGGCGTCGTCGCCTTCCTCGCGCTCTGGACCGCGGCCTCGCTCACCCAGCCGTCGTACGTCCTCCCGACCCCGCTCGCCGTCGCGGAGACGTTCTACGCGGAGACGGCAAGCGGCGCGCTCTTCGTCGCGCTGGGCAACAGCGTCCTCCACTGGGTGCCCGGCGCCGTCTTCGGGACCGGACTGGGCATCGCCGCGGGCATCGGGCTAGCCTGGAGCCCCGCACTCGACGACGTTTTCTCGCCCGTGGTGCGTGTCCTCCGGCCGGTGCCGCCGCTGGCGCTGATCGGGTTCGCCATCGCGTGGTTCGGCATCAACCACGCCGGGGCGGCCTTCATCATCGCCGTGGGCGCGTTCTGGATCAACTTCTACGCCACCTACGGCGGCGTCGAAGGCGTCTCGGAGGACCTGCTCGACGTGGCCCGGAGCCTCGGCGTCGAGGGCGACCTGGACCTCATCCGCACCGTCGTCGTCCCGGCGTCGCTCCCGGAGATTACGACCGGGATCCGGACCGGCATCGGCCGGTGCTGGATGCTGGTCGTCGCCTCCGAAATCTTCGGCGTCGCCGGCATCGGCCGCCGCATCCTGCGGGCCTCGAACAACCTCCAGGTCGACGTGGTCATCACCTACATCCTCGTGTTGAGCCTGATGTATCTCGTCGTCGACGTGGCGTTCCGCGCGCTGCAACGGAGGGCACTGGCGTGGCGGTAGGGACGCCACGGGTGCGGGTCGACGGCGTCGGCAAGCGATACACGGGCGCCAACGGCCCGGTGCAGGCGCTCGACGGCATCTCGTTCGACGTGGCCGACGGCGAGTTCGTCTGCATCGTCGGCCCCTCGGGCTGTGGCAAGACGACGCTCTTTCGCATCATCGCGGGCCTCGAACCCGCGACGACGGGCCGGATCGTCCTGGACGGCGACCGGGTCGACGGCCCCAGCACGGATCTGGGGCTCGTCTTCCAGGAGTATCACCTGTTCCCGTGGCGGACCGTCGCCGGCAACGTCGGCTTCGGACTGGAGCAGGGGGGCGTCGCGGCGGCCGACCGCGAACGACGGGTTCGCGACCTGCTCGATCTGGTCGGCCTCGACGGCTTCGCGGACACCTATCCGCGGGACCTCTCCGGCGGGATGAAACAGCGGGTGGCGCTGGCCCGGGCGCTGGCGGTCGACCCCGGTCTCCTCCTGATGGACGAGCCGTTCGGCGCCGTCGACGCCCAGACCAAGAAGATGCTGCAGGACGAACTCCTCGACATCTGGCGGGAGACGGGCAAGACGATCCTGTTCGTCACCCACGACGTCGAGGAAGCGGTGAAACTCGCCGACCGCGTGGTCGTCATGGCGAAAGATCCCGGCCGGCTTCGCGAGGTAGTCGACGTGGATATCGAGCGCCCCCGTGAGCGATCCGACGACGCGTTCGGCAGCACCTACCGACGGCTCCTCGACCTCATCTGACCGGGAGTCGAAGCGTCGCCACGGTGCCGCGTGGTTCCCGGTCGGCGTAGGTCACCTCGCCGCCGAGGGTCGTGACCGCCCAGTGGACGACCCAGAGGCCGAGCCCGGAGCCGTGCTGGAGGTCGGTCTCCTCGCCCGCCGCGATGGCGTCGAGTTCGGCGTCGGGAATACCGGGGCCGTCGTCGGCGACGCGGACGACGAGGGCGTCGTCGGCCAGGTCGACGGTGACGGCGGCCCACGCCCCGCCGTCGGCCCGCTCGATCCCCTCGCCGTCGTGGTGGCGGAGCGCGTTCTCGACGAGGTTCTCGACGGCGGCTTCGAGCGACCGCTCCGCGACCGACGCGGTGGCGTCGGTCCGACCGTCGAGACGCAGGTTGGCGTCGGGGAAGGCCTCGCGAGCGTCGGCGACGACCCGTTCGACGAGCGAGCCGACGGCCAGATCGGTCCGTGGCTCGCCGTCGAGAAGCGTCTCGACCGTGCGGGCCTTCTGGCCGAGCGATTCGAGCGCGGCCGACCGGCGCTCGATGGCGTCGGCCATCCGGACCAGTTCGGCATCCTCCAGCCGGTCGACGAGGAAGTCGGCGTAGCCGTGGACGACGCCCGCGTCGTTCCGGAGGTTGTGTCGGAGGACGCGGTTGAGGACTTCGAGTTGCTGCCGACGGCGTTCCCGGGCGGTGATATCCGGGCAGACGACCGTCCAGCCGACGTGGGCGCCGCTGGGGTCGCGAAGCGGGGAGACCGACACCGCGTACGTCCGTCGCTCGCCGTCGACGCGGCTCTCGAACGGGTCGGTGTCGCCGTCGAAGTCGACGTCGACGCCGAGGATGGCGGACACGGGGCGATCGAGGGGATCGGCGGCCGCGTTCCGGGAGCCGTCCGGCGCCGTGCGCCCGGCAAACGCCGCCCGCGCCGCGTCGTTGAGGCGGACGACCCGCCCCTCGCGGTCGACGATGACGAGGGGGTCCGCCAGGTCGTCGATGGCGGTTCGCTCCGCCGCGCGAACCGTCGTCGGGTTGCGCTCGAACAGTTCGGCGCGCCCGAAGGCGTAGGCGTCGAGGGCGACGTGCGGGACGAACATGATCGGCGCGAGGTTGAGCTGTGGGACGGGGCCGACGCCGCCGGCCCAGACGAGGAGGGCAAGCCCCGGCGGGAGCGCGCTCACGGCGACGGCGGCCGTCTCGCGGCGGTACAACGGCCCGTAGTTGAGGAAGGTGTCGACGAGGAGGACGACGCCCGCGACGACGGCGAGTGTCGCCACCCCGATGGTCAGGTAGGCAAGCGGCTGGAGACGGTAGGTGACGGTCGCGACGCCGAAGACGGGGTCGATCCGGAACCCCGTCCACAGGGCACCGTGAAACGGATTCGTGACGACGAGAATGGAGACGGCGACGCCGACGCCGAGGGCGGCGCGGAACGCCGGGCCGGCGACCACGTCGCTTCGGCCGGTGTAAGACAGCGCGAACGCGAGAAAGGTGAGGCCGGTCCAGACGATGCCGATCCAGACGGCGGCTTCGAAGGCGAGGCGGACGGCGGGGTCGAAAACGAGGAGTCCGGCGCCGTAGGCGAAACACCAGAGCGCCTGCGCGGCGAGGACGCCGAGAAACCAGGTGGCGCCGGGCCGGTCCCGGTAGCGGACGACGTAGCGTGCGAGCGCGAGGGTGCCGACGACGGCAGCGAGCGAGCCGACAGCGGGCCAGCCGGAAACCGTCGCAGCGTCGACCATACGGGGGGAAGTGGGGCGGGCGTGAAGGCTCTGGCGGCACGCGGGAACCGACACCTACATTCGGCGTTCGCCGCGTTAATGAGGTATGTACATCGGCCGATTCATCGTCGTCGGACCGGGCGTCGGCGCCTACCGCGTCTCGTCCCGGTCGTTCCCGAACCGACGGATCGTCGAGCGCGAGGGCACCCTCACCGTGGCGCCGACGCCGGACGCCCCGGAGACGGACAACCCGTACATCGCCTACAACTGCGTCCGGGAGAGCGAAGGGCGGGCAGTGCTGGGGAACGGCTCCCACGTCGATCCGGTGACCGAGAAGCTGGATCTGGGGTATCCCGCCCGCGACGCGCTGGCGACGGCGCTGCTCTCGCTCGACTACGAGAGAGACGACTACGACACGCCCCGCATCGCGGGCGTGATCGGGGCCGACGCAGCGACGGTCGGTATCGTCCGCCGGGACGCTTTGCTGGTCGAAGCGGTCGACGGGCCGAGTCTCGTCGCCACGTACGAGGAAGACGATCCGCGGGCGTTCGACTTCGACGCCACCGACGCGGCCGAGGCGGCCCGCGAGGCGTACGACCTCGACTTCGAACACGCGGTCTGTGCGGCGGGGGTCGCCGTCGACGACGGCGTGACGACGAGCATCGTCAACGACTAGGACCGCTCCCGCTTCCGGCGCGCGGTGGGGACCGGGCGGACCACGCCGAACAGAAGGCGGTTGGCGGCGGAGCCGACACCGAGGCCGTAGAGGACGAGCGGAACCGCGCCGACGAAGGACTCGGTAGTCACCACGGCCCAGACGACCCCGGCCATGGCGAGGACACCGGCACCATACAGCAGGTAGAGGCCGGCACGGCTGCGATCCGAGGCGGCGGTCAGGAGTCCCCATCCGAGCGCCACGGGCGGGACGGGCCACCAGCCGGTCGGGGGGAGGGCGACGGTCGTAAGCATCGACGCGGTGACGAACGTCGCACAGGCGATGCCCAACTCCGTACGGACGATCCGCCCGTCGATGTCGTCGTCCGGATCGGAGGCGGCGGGAGGGTCGGAGACGGGAACGGTCACGGCGTCCCCTACGGCGATAGGCGTGGTAAGCATTGGGTCGAGGTCACGACAAGGCCTAACCTCCCGGGACCCACACGGACGGGTATGCGCCTCGGCGTCATCTCCGACGTACACGCCAACCGGGTCGCCCTCGAAGCCGTCCTCGACGACATGCCAGCCGTGGACCGACTGGTGTGTGCCGGCGACGTTGTCGGATACAACCCGTGGCCGGCCGACTGCGTCGCGGCGATTCGCGAGCGGTCGATTCCGACCGTGATGGGCAACCACGACCGGGCCGTCG contains these protein-coding regions:
- a CDS encoding ABC transporter ATP-binding protein, which encodes MAVGTPRVRVDGVGKRYTGANGPVQALDGISFDVADGEFVCIVGPSGCGKTTLFRIIAGLEPATTGRIVLDGDRVDGPSTDLGLVFQEYHLFPWRTVAGNVGFGLEQGGVAAADRERRVRDLLDLVGLDGFADTYPRDLSGGMKQRVALARALAVDPGLLLMDEPFGAVDAQTKKMLQDELLDIWRETGKTILFVTHDVEEAVKLADRVVVMAKDPGRLREVVDVDIERPRERSDDAFGSTYRRLLDLI
- a CDS encoding ABC transporter substrate-binding protein, producing MMQLSRRSYLAGAGATATVGLAGCMGGGGADTLAVAHMPIFPDLQYYVMESEGYFDAVDATVEGSEFTDGPAIIQAYGGGELDVAMFGIVPSMIVIDRGIPAKVTAANIEEPMAIMAHEDLQAMWADHGADAFSVWREERGRKFRFGTFPQGSVPDVLLRYWLEQEGVDTSTVDIIEINGANAVWQAIANGEVDGASIMEPVPTRAAQAGVPVQTFRTAGEIMPGQPAAVTLMSDEVRDTPVATQFLDAHVRATEFIRENPAATADIVESSIGMDAEQALSALQGPLSNFVTDPREIENGTEIFARFANENGQIDERLSLDQIFDYSVYDDL
- a CDS encoding FlaD/FlaE family flagellar protein; translation: MFDPADYDARELRSLAGVDDADPGAGVSLPPVEGSGYRPAAVDEPSHEQCERLVAVGGVDPAALGERPYLPAFPDGSASRRVGRDWIAYLVRTAGEDATRNAIGRYRARGWIGEDAAATLDARVGDAVRVLDSGDGELDRADHLLSFAYVIRLLGIGRA
- a CDS encoding AbrB/MazE/SpoVT family DNA-binding domain-containing protein; this translates as MSTENDTEGETTRITRKGQVTIPKELREEFGLEEGDELLWQKAEDGIRVRKATQSAGRGMLVDDDVPDEKREEMAEEMEAEIRERRRTEWQP
- a CDS encoding ABC transporter permease yields the protein MAIDVEDVDHTAGALGGGVVDIDTRRIRRGLGGVVAFLALWTAASLTQPSYVLPTPLAVAETFYAETASGALFVALGNSVLHWVPGAVFGTGLGIAAGIGLAWSPALDDVFSPVVRVLRPVPPLALIGFAIAWFGINHAGAAFIIAVGAFWINFYATYGGVEGVSEDLLDVARSLGVEGDLDLIRTVVVPASLPEITTGIRTGIGRCWMLVVASEIFGVAGIGRRILRASNNLQVDVVITYILVLSLMYLVVDVAFRALQRRALAWR
- a CDS encoding homing endonuclease associated repeat-containing protein, giving the protein MATTTDCLQALQEAAATLEESPTKQQYEALGLTPAASTILRHFDGWNAAKREAGLDTNASTGSRVGSKPDDVDFTDAEWAALSQDQRWHYRHREHNTQRTLDRRDRLRAAVYEYKRDHCECLRCGAGDPACLEFHHRDPETKERTVSELITYGNSLETVRAEIEKCDVLCANCHRREHYTVPDAVTPPAAAGETSLGLE
- a CDS encoding tetratricopeptide repeat protein, encoding MNLADKLQHIQERLEDTLGTRPRTASDETRASEYALRGMDKFEDGKYTEAKRALENALESDPQMGHAHAIYALILRRLGQYEDVENHFEKALEYSDSRSPPDIAPETHYNYANFLDDRGEYSRAAHHYKEAIERGPVEKAYNNYANLLVRRGDVANAERYYERAVEHGEGNEFEYRNYGLLLKEQGRLDEARENLKKAIEVGDDYAQAHNNYATILWDQGEVDDAETHYQRALDIDPELATAHNNYALFLDDQNGDGDVESHYKMAIEHGDSLPEPHSNYGIFLSNRERFTEAATQYERAIDVDPEYVDGYFNYANFLRDRNRTEKAKQQFRAAIDEDPEYLPAHVNLAHLLAEEGEDSQAEQHYRRAVDHASGSAVPYNGYGWFLHQRDRAAKAEAVLRQAVSVAPEYGAAHHSLASVLAAEDNIDEAEHHYSRAVELCPDHPDHVFDYATFLAASGRHDDAERYFSKARAIGHETATAYDSYEAFVDAHPWDTQFASKDDSVSFESIERTRRTAEDINTRRPNDDS
- a CDS encoding IS5 family transposase, whose product is MTQISRFTGEIVPIAQVVTGDGDESAAPEGGGGFADYALVSLHCLRIYLDTSYRMTIDLLKEMPQITGEIGLSAADLPSPSTLCKAFDRISMSVCRVLLRQSAQLHDPSKHGAIDATFYERSAASRHYCQRISYRVQKLKVTKLVDTESQAILDVHCSTTRDGSDADLAEQIARRNAGDLRSLAADKGYDKQSLRESLRDLGIRPLIKHRIFAPYDHAHNARIDEQRYNQRSMTETVNSAVKRSLGFAVRARSWFREFREIALMCVVYNIKRAVKQ
- a CDS encoding dihydrofolate reductase, whose protein sequence is MDLVTVAAVADNGVIGADGGLPWPAIPADRRQYRARVAGHPTVLGRRTFESMRDDPPGSAQVVLSRTEREASIETAQYVTGVDDALVAVDAFEADRAYVLGGGAIYDLFQPVVTEMVLSRIPGEYAGDTHFPDWDREAWACRERIDDDGFTLERWVRD